A genomic region of Solanum dulcamara chromosome 2, daSolDulc1.2, whole genome shotgun sequence contains the following coding sequences:
- the LOC129876977 gene encoding cyclic pyranopterin monophosphate synthase, mitochondrial isoform X2, with translation MSKAISELNQEMESVFGEPPPSSLSGSIDDQSMTQDLKLSIVEMDDKKSFAGLTHIGSKGEAQMVDVSLKDISKRIAIARGKVILGQKVFDLVSANQMGKGDVLSVAKLAGICGAKQTSNLIPLCHNINLTHVRVDLALNPQDFSVEIEGEAASDGKTGVEMEALTAVTVASLTVYDMCKAASKNIQITDIRLERKTGGKSGDWSRDK, from the exons ATGTCTAAAGCTATTTCTGAACTCAATCAG GAAATGGAATCTGTATTTGGTGAACCTCCTCCATCTAGCCTTTCTGGTTCCATTGACGATCAAAGTATGACACAAGACTTGAAGCTTAGTATTGTAGAAATGGATGATAAAAAATCTTTTGCTGGATTGACACATATTGGCAGCAAAGGTGAAGCTCAAATGGTGGATGTATCTCTTAAAGATATTAGCAAGAGAATAGCCATTGCACGTGGCAAGGTTATTTTAGGACAGAAGGTATTTGATCTGGTTTCAGCCAATCAAATGGGAAAAGGAGATGTCCTGAGTGTGGCAAAATTAGCTGGAATTTGTGGAGCGAAGCAAACAAGCAATCTCATCCCACTATGTCACAACATCAACTTGACACATGTTCGAGTGGATTTGGCTTTGAACCCTCAAGATTTTAGTGTTGAAATAGAAGGGGAAGCTGCCTCAGATGGAAAAACTGGTGTGGAGATGGAAGCCTTGACAGCAGTAACTGTTGCTAGTCTAACAGTGTATGACATGTGCAAGGCCGCTTCAAAGAATATCCAGATTACAGATATCAGGCTTGAACGTAAAACTGGAGGTAAAAGTGGGGACTGGTCTAGGGACAAATGA
- the LOC129876977 gene encoding cyclic pyranopterin monophosphate synthase, mitochondrial isoform X1: MFIRRVVSSALPSSRRLFSSIGSHDMSKAISELNQEMESVFGEPPPSSLSGSIDDQSMTQDLKLSIVEMDDKKSFAGLTHIGSKGEAQMVDVSLKDISKRIAIARGKVILGQKVFDLVSANQMGKGDVLSVAKLAGICGAKQTSNLIPLCHNINLTHVRVDLALNPQDFSVEIEGEAASDGKTGVEMEALTAVTVASLTVYDMCKAASKNIQITDIRLERKTGGKSGDWSRDK, encoded by the exons ATGTTTATTCGCAGAGTTGTATCATCAGCATTACCTTCATCAAGAAGGTTATTTAGCAGTATTGGTAGCCATGATATGTCTAAAGCTATTTCTGAACTCAATCAG GAAATGGAATCTGTATTTGGTGAACCTCCTCCATCTAGCCTTTCTGGTTCCATTGACGATCAAAGTATGACACAAGACTTGAAGCTTAGTATTGTAGAAATGGATGATAAAAAATCTTTTGCTGGATTGACACATATTGGCAGCAAAGGTGAAGCTCAAATGGTGGATGTATCTCTTAAAGATATTAGCAAGAGAATAGCCATTGCACGTGGCAAGGTTATTTTAGGACAGAAGGTATTTGATCTGGTTTCAGCCAATCAAATGGGAAAAGGAGATGTCCTGAGTGTGGCAAAATTAGCTGGAATTTGTGGAGCGAAGCAAACAAGCAATCTCATCCCACTATGTCACAACATCAACTTGACACATGTTCGAGTGGATTTGGCTTTGAACCCTCAAGATTTTAGTGTTGAAATAGAAGGGGAAGCTGCCTCAGATGGAAAAACTGGTGTGGAGATGGAAGCCTTGACAGCAGTAACTGTTGCTAGTCTAACAGTGTATGACATGTGCAAGGCCGCTTCAAAGAATATCCAGATTACAGATATCAGGCTTGAACGTAAAACTGGAGGTAAAAGTGGGGACTGGTCTAGGGACAAATGA